Part of the Betta splendens chromosome 17, fBetSpl5.4, whole genome shotgun sequence genome, TCAACTATgggccttttttttcccctacaTTTTTTTTGTGGAAAGCAAACCAACCATTTGCTGTCTAATGGCAtataattttcattttcatggtCAACGCAGTTCGAGGCTTTTAAAACACCCTTAAAAACTCATCACTGGCTCCAGGTGTTGTGAAATTCTTAAGATCCCAAAGATTCCTTCATATGTGGTACGTTAAAATTATGAGCTCGGATCGTGCTCATGACTTTGGCTGTTTCTACGCTGGATTGCAGGTTTCAGTGTGCTGGAGAACACCTGTTAGGAGATGATGGATGCGTGCTCCATACGTTGTCAGCCTTAAAAATGCTGCAGAtggtaaatgataaatgatggtCTGCTAAAATGACTCCATAATCTGTTACTGTGTGATAGCAGAACATGATGCACTCTGTGAGTTTGCTTTTATATCTGCAGTCAGGTCACGACTTTGTACAAATGTGTAGTAGCTTCTGATGTAAATCTGTATTTGTCACAGATCAAATGTCTGCACTTTGTATCGGAAACAAAATGTCTAAATTGTCGTGATTCACTTTCTGAATTAAACGTAACCAATAAACTATAAGTTGAACAGAATTTTAACTTCCAGAGACTTTTGCAGGTTGATGTTGGGAGAGTTATTAAGAGTTTATTGTGTTGATACAGTcggcgcacacagacacaatccaTTCATTAATGTTTGTTTCATTCCATGTAGGTCTCATTTAGACCTATTATTGTTTCCACTGTATAATGAGAAGCTGACGGGAGACTCTTGATCCAGAGGTTTGGGCAACAGCATGTTGTGGTTTTATTACTTTTCAGCACAAATTGGAAACTGATAAGATGCTTCAGAAAAATACAATGGTTCAACAAAACAGAGCTGATGTGTCAGTACACAAATATCCTGCAGTTATGTTCTCTACAGGATAATAATATACAAAATACACTCAAGTCTCTTTTATATAGATTAACTAGCACTGCATCAACCCTGCTACACCTCATCAAGACCAGGACTGaccacagcagcaaaaaggTTCAGGAATGATTTGAGGAGCACAACATTGAGTTTGTCCACTCCTACTTCCCAGATCTGAATTTAGTCCATCATCTGTGAGACGTGctggacaaacaaaacaagattcGTGGAGGCTCCAAGTCACGGGACTTagagcgtctgcagctccagacgCCACAGCTTCAGGGTCAACACAACGTTCACGTGTACAAATGTTATTTTGTTGCAGAACTGACATAATGACATGTGAGAAAAATGTCTGCGCCGCTTTGTCCGAGCTAATGAATTCTGTTTCAAAGTTGTTTATTCAAAGCGTTTCTCCAGCAACTTGACAACAGAGCATTTTAACAAGTAATAACCAGGGTGATTATTCAACTTGGACCAGAACTAAACAACCTTTGTATGACATAAAAGCATTTTCCAGGCTCTAACACTTAACAAGCGCGTGTTTAAACACAAGTAACATGAGACCTAATGAGCTTTTATTGGCCCACGTCTCTGTGACCTCGTGGGGATTTTCCATGAACAAAACGAGACAAACGCACTCTGATGGAAATTTAAACATTTGTCTCCTTCTGTGACGCGTATTTATTCTAGAATTTGAAAATTATAGTGATCGTAACCACGATGAGCCGTCATCAGTCAGCGTCGGCCGTGCACAGCAGAAAAGTGCCAGAAAAGTGCTGGAAAATTCCCCAAATCAAGTCATTGCATCACGTCAGCGATCCAGAGGAGCTGGATTGATCCACACGGACAAACTCAGCTGCTGTAGACGTGAGTCAACAACAGGCTGGAGGACGCGGGTCTACGTGGCTGTTCCCAGCATCAGCGCTCTGTGCCAGGAAGCAACCGAGGCCGCGTTGGCAGGTCGgccgtgcagctgcagcttcctccgcTTCCGGGGCGAGAAACAATAGCTGGTTTTCAAACGAACCCGTTTAAATGGTGGAGCTGAAtaacctgtgtgtttgtgtaagtcaGACTGATGTTTCAGGCTGACACCGGGTTTTCAGTCAAAGATGGTGCAACCGCTGCTCAGATGTGATGTTGCATCAGCGAAGCGAAATGAGAACCTCTCCCCTTCTGGCCGGTTCCGCTCTCACATGTCAGCGTACTGTACTGATGCAACACAGCACACGGCTCAGGAACACGTCTGTATTTGTCAGATTCAGCACAGACAACACTGTTAGAGCCATTTATCAAGTGCAAATGCATAAACTCTGCTACTCTGCACTAAACATTACAGTCTGTGTGCGTTTCCGCTCCATCATCAGGGAAGTGCTGTGATTTCCAGGACTACATCTTGCTCCACTGTTTCCTCAGCAGCACTCAGTGATAGCCGCAGGCAGTGCATTTATAAATCTGTCCTCCAGTGACAGAGGCCTCAAACTGTGTGGGTACAACAGCTTCCAGTTCTCCCGCTTTGAGCTGTTTAAGCCTAAAACCAGCAAGCCGCTTGGTTCCAGCGTGCGAGGCAGGAGAGCGGCTCCAAACGGCACCTTGCTGACGTTTTCTGCTGCGGTGCCGCTCACCTCTCCTAATTACAGGAGCCCTATTGGTGGGGCGGACGGCAGCGCTGGAGCCAATGGCGGCGGCTCCTGCAGCACCCGGCGCGGCGTGAcatgcctttttgtttttaatgatcaAGGGCGCTGCTTAAAAATGTTCCTCTCGCCGTCCGTCCCACACgggagcagaggcagaggctgcgCTGCTGGATCCAGGGCTCAGGAGGTCACAGCTTCAGTTTGCAGGTGAGGACTCACCAACGCTCCGGTGTAATGAAGAAGAGCCACATTTCCTGCCTCATTCttcacttcactcactttatccTTTATTCAGATGTGATTCAGAGGAAAGGGTTTGATTTTCGCTCAGTAATCCATGAAGAGCTCGATTACAGCGCTCCCTCAATCCTCTGCACTGCCTTGGTATTAGGCGGccaaataaaagctgtgtatTGTCTTCTCATGGATTTTCATATTTAACAGTGAGCTGAGAAAACACGCCACAAAAACTAACAAGATGAGCGGCTCAGTCCAAGACCCGCTCCTTTGTAGCGTGAGCGTTTCGTGCCAGACTTTTGTCCTGCAAATACAGAATCGCTGaatattgtttgtgtttcagaaaatGGCACATGGGGAGCGGCCGTCGCTTCGTCTGATCCACACAGGATTCCTCCTAGCCGTCGTTTTATTACCAGGTGAGCGCTGGATTTATGGACTCGTCTGCTGTGTAAACAGTGTTGTTTCACTTTGCATTCATCTCACATCAAAAGTTCTATTTAGTTTCACACATAGCATCAACATTAACAACGACAATgatgcatttttattaaatatgtatttaatgATTGCATTTTAATTACTTTATCGCAGGTCACGTGTGTTTGTACATGCATTTGTTATATATTTGTCATATTGCTCCATTTTAATCATGACATCACCATATTGTGCGGCCTTTGTGTGGGTAAAAGGCCTGAGTAGTTGAAATGTGTCGTGTGAGATGAAGTTACATTAGGAGAATTGGATTCAATGACTTCAGCGTTTCTAACTGCCTTGTTGTGGCCTCAGGCACCGCGACATTAATCTATAGCACGGAATTAATAAGACCTGATAACAACAAAGCGCCGGTTCCTGTTGATGGCCGGGCTGTCGTTAAACTCCTTCCAGAGTCGTAAAACACATTCATCTTTGCTCCTTCGGGAGCTTTTCCACATTAATAAATGACAATGACTGGAGGTTTTTAGACTCTGCACTTTTCTCATAGTCATAAACCCCCGGTGATGTCCACAgactcctcctcctgtgtttaCGGCGGTTTGTGTGAGGCCCCACGCTTTGTAGTTTTACAGGTGAGCGTGAAGGAGGCCCGGTTCTGTTTAAAGGCTCACTGAGGGTGTGTGGAGCCGGGTAGAGccctggaggagggggggggggggggggggggggggggggggggggggggctgcgtcGGGCGCCAGAGCCCCAGCACCTGCCGCGCTCCACCGGGGGCTTATTAATAGGTCAGCGTTTCCCCTGATGTTGAGTGAAAGCTCAACATCTGCTTCTCGTCCGGTTGTTTAtgtggctgctgtttgtgttttacagagTTTCTGGGAGCCGTTCCACTGGAGCTGCACAAAGAGGGGGAAGGTGAGGACCAGACGCGTGTTCAGTCGCTCAAACATTTCAAAGAAGCAATATACACTTTCACCAATCCTTATACTTAATCAATAGAGTTCATGCTTTACTTAGTAGCTGATATGGAGCCATTTATTAATCTTGTGTCTATGAATCATTCGAGTCAATTGATTTAGTCCAGTGTCTCTTTGGCCGCAGCGTCCGATGACGTCGAATCCTCAGTTAACCTGAAGACGCGCAGCCGGAGGAACGTCCAGTTCCTGACGCTGCCCCAGTTCCAACGTGTGCCCGATTTCTGGGGATGGTACAAGTACTTCATGGACAGCAACAACCAGGAGGGAGTGAGTGGATTTGTCCCACATTAATTATTCAGGTCCTTCCAGCGATTCTTATGAAACACTGTCTCCTTCTAACAAATGAGGCAACAACTTGTGTCACTGGTTTGTGCATGAGGAGAGAAGTCCACTTTGAAGTTCCAGTTAAGACGATGGACTCAAACGGCTCTGACTGCCATTATATAAAACTATTATGTAATTATCCAGTACTGTGCTGCTCATGTTCCAGCATGTTGAGTATTCTTAGTAGCATCTGGTTTGGAGTCAGACTGTTCGTACCTCATTTGTCCTAAAGTATCAATCTCCCGCTTCATAAGAAGGATTTTAGTCACTTCATTCCGCTTCCTTCTCACTCTCTCGTGCAGATTGAGGATCTGGATCGTCTGTACATGGCCTATCTGCAGAACAAGCACAGGTCAGAGGAAAGTCCCTCCTTCAACCACTACCTCAAGTACCTCAGCGAAGTTTACAAGAACTGCGCTAATTCCGACGACCCCGACTGCATCGCCGAGTCCACCAGCAAGCCGAAGGCGGCGGTGGTGATGCCGGCTCACATCAGGTCCGCCCCGGTGGCCATGTGCAACCCCTACCTCGACCCCTACTGCCTCTTCCCGCTGGTGCCCAAGGCTGCGGCACCGGAGCCCGAGCCCGCACCCGCTCCGGCCAACGTGCCCGCTCCCATCCTCACCCCCGTCCTGCCCGTTCCCCTCAAGAGTCCGACTGGCTTCTACTACTACGCCCCGGTCCTGGAGCCCTTCCTGAGCTCCGAGCAGaggtctgagctgctgaggaTCTGCAACCCCGAGGACGTGGAATGCCTGCAGTATCACCTGAGGGCCGCATATGGCTACCGCCCTGCCGCCGGCCCTGCGCCGTCATACGCCGCCCTCAGCTGTGACCCCAACGACCCTTACTGCAGGCCCCTGCTGGTGCAGAAGGCCCCGTCCGGCTTTTACCACCTGCTCTACCCGAACTGCGACCCAGCAGTGGATCCACTGTGTGTAGCTAACGCCGCTGCTCCCGCGGCCCTCGCTGCTGGCGAGGCCCCGAAGGAGCAAAGCTGCAACCCGCTGTTTGACGCCGGCTGCAACCCCCTGACCGCCACCAGGCTGTCCAGCCTCACCAAGCCTGTCCTGGAGTACGCCCCCAGGGATGAGCCTGCACCTCCAGCGGCTCCCGCGGCTCCCGCCCCCCTGTCCTGCGGCCCTCATGACCCCTACTGCATCCTGGCAGCCGCCGCTGCCCTGAGGAGACCACCTCCACTGATGCCCGAGCACCAGGTCTGAATCTGAAGTCCTGCAAGTTCAGTGTTATGACTAGTCAAGTGTAACCCTTATGTCTTCCTTCTTTTAGTTCTGTTAGATATTATAGCGACATGAAATGGGTGTTTGGTGATGCTTTCACTGTCTTCAATCTGCTTTGCATCTgtttaaaccaaaacacaaaTCAATCAATTAACCAGGTCCGCTACAAGCTCGGCGTCCGTGGCAAGACCAAGGAGGGCTACGACTGCTATGTGCACTATGACAAAGGCTGCAGCCCAGTGGCGCCTGAGTCCGA contains:
- the and2 gene encoding actinodin2, with the protein product MAHGERPSLRLIHTGFLLAVVLLPEFLGAVPLELHKEGEASDDVESSVNLKTRSRRNVQFLTLPQFQRVPDFWGWYKYFMDSNNQEGIEDLDRLYMAYLQNKHRSEESPSFNHYLKYLSEVYKNCANSDDPDCIAESTSKPKAAVVMPAHIRSAPVAMCNPYLDPYCLFPLVPKAAAPEPEPAPAPANVPAPILTPVLPVPLKSPTGFYYYAPVLEPFLSSEQRSELLRICNPEDVECLQYHLRAAYGYRPAAGPAPSYAALSCDPNDPYCRPLLVQKAPSGFYHLLYPNCDPAVDPLCVANAAAPAALAAGEAPKEQSCNPLFDAGCNPLTATRLSSLTKPVLEYAPRDEPAPPAAPAAPAPLSCGPHDPYCILAAAAALRRPPPLMPEHQVRYKLGVRGKTKEGYDCYVHYDKGCSPVAPESEAKAHLKAPAEPFCHPFDPKCGKFAPRPGAAAPKSAKDGIILPDPDCDPEYDYDCRLRRAEPADAHKAAADDPSREAAAPQSAAPRFEDFLRGVMSKYQ